In the Actinomycetes bacterium genome, one interval contains:
- a CDS encoding DNA repair exonuclease, which produces MKIIHSSDLHLNQKYPERIEALDRILELGAGQQADAVLIAGDFFDSKADCDYYRPQLRQKFSNLKFKVILIPGNHDYGSFEGDLFFGNDIKVANSRPFEIIDFEHVRVVAVPYYRQDFNQYLYQVNESRSPDKINILMMHCSLDAPFIEQEDLGEEKAQKYLPVSSRVLSELDFDYILAGHYHSRFMVQKISEKCTFVYPGSPVSVTKKEQGKRAVAILDTAHSRQVSQAYIDSKYYDSLHFSFQPEIENKVMEELRQSLGEHDCRYAHLTIAIDGFTSLGEKTLKAQIDNIIKGYDSEKLDIDLTYRDISEVLSDPLYINFKQKLEKADFSQEIKKDIDNQCRLYFSKLRMD; this is translated from the coding sequence TTGAAGATAATACATAGTTCAGATTTACACTTAAACCAAAAATATCCGGAGAGGATAGAAGCTTTGGACCGTATACTGGAGCTGGGCGCCGGGCAACAGGCAGATGCGGTGCTGATAGCCGGAGATTTTTTTGATAGCAAGGCAGACTGCGATTATTACCGCCCCCAGCTGAGGCAGAAATTTTCCAACCTTAAATTCAAGGTTATATTAATTCCGGGCAACCATGATTACGGCTCCTTTGAAGGGGATCTGTTTTTTGGCAATGATATCAAAGTAGCCAATAGCAGGCCTTTTGAGATTATTGATTTTGAGCATGTAAGAGTGGTGGCGGTACCTTATTACCGCCAGGATTTCAATCAGTATTTATACCAGGTTAATGAAAGCAGGAGCCCGGATAAAATTAACATTTTGATGATGCACTGCTCACTGGACGCCCCCTTTATAGAGCAGGAAGACCTGGGGGAAGAAAAAGCCCAGAAATACCTTCCGGTAAGTTCCAGGGTATTATCGGAACTGGATTTTGATTATATCCTGGCCGGCCATTACCATAGTCGTTTTATGGTGCAAAAAATCTCAGAAAAGTGTACCTTTGTCTATCCCGGAAGCCCGGTGTCCGTAACCAAAAAAGAGCAGGGGAAAAGGGCAGTGGCGATTTTGGATACTGCCCACAGCAGGCAGGTAAGCCAGGCTTATATTGACAGCAAATATTATGATTCTTTGCATTTTTCATTTCAGCCAGAAATAGAAAATAAGGTAATGGAAGAATTGAGGCAGTCCCTGGGAGAACATGACTGCCGGTATGCTCATTTAACCATTGCCATAGACGGGTTTACTTCTCTGGGGGAGAAAACACTCAAAGCACAAATAGATAATATTATTAAGGGCTATGATTCTGAAAAACTGGATATTGATTTAACCTACCGGGATATATCTGAAGTGCTTTCGGATCCCCTTTATATTAATTTTAAACAGAAGCTTGAGAAGGCTGATTTCAGTCAGGAGATAAAAAAAGATATAGATAATCAGTGCAGGCTTTATTTCTCCAAATTGAGGATGGATTAG
- a CDS encoding 4Fe-4S binding protein — protein sequence MSVIWIVIILSAIGLVSGILIFIVNKVLPREPESLKRAEQVAQYLPGYNCGACGYPGCFAYAQAAAEDKDIITKNPCATVLQDESMLSGIEEALGLEIDTSQMNKKAVVHCYGVTVPLGDYEGIKTCDAANSLVGGFKRCSYGCLGFGDCAVVCPQDAITIDEVRNVAVVDPDKCTGCGLCINQCSKGIIELVPADSNIVFRCSYESLKDIPGRERCDEGCLHCRKCFKACEHDAIIWNREKGIPEFDFSKCIMCGECIEACPHNRLIELKNVVPHKPALKK from the coding sequence ATGAGTGTAATTTGGATTGTAATTATATTAAGTGCAATAGGCCTGGTTAGCGGTATACTTATTTTTATAGTTAACAAGGTGCTTCCCAGGGAGCCTGAATCATTGAAACGGGCCGAACAGGTGGCACAGTATCTGCCTGGATATAACTGTGGGGCCTGTGGATATCCGGGGTGTTTTGCTTATGCTCAGGCAGCAGCAGAAGATAAGGATATTATCACTAAGAACCCCTGCGCTACCGTGCTCCAGGATGAGAGCATGCTGTCCGGTATAGAAGAAGCCCTGGGGCTGGAGATTGATACTTCACAGATGAATAAAAAAGCGGTGGTACACTGTTATGGAGTTACCGTGCCGCTGGGAGATTATGAGGGTATTAAAACTTGTGACGCAGCCAACAGCCTGGTTGGTGGTTTTAAGAGATGCTCTTATGGCTGCCTGGGGTTCGGGGATTGTGCTGTGGTTTGTCCCCAGGATGCCATCACCATAGATGAAGTAAGGAATGTGGCGGTAGTTGACCCGGATAAATGTACCGGGTGCGGTTTATGTATAAACCAGTGTTCTAAAGGGATAATAGAACTGGTTCCTGCTGATTCCAATATAGTGTTTAGGTGCAGCTATGAATCCTTAAAGGATATCCCCGGCAGAGAAAGGTGCGATGAAGGGTGTTTGCACTGTCGAAAATGCTTTAAGGCCTGCGAACATGACGCAATTATATGGAACAGGGAAAAAGGCATACCTGAATTTGATTTCTCCAAGTGTATTATGTGCGGAGAATGCATAGAAGCCTGTCCCCATAACCGTCTGATAGAATTAAAGAATGTGGTGCCCCATAAACCGGCATTAAAGAAATAA
- a CDS encoding RnfABCDGE type electron transport complex subunit A codes for MNNLFSIFIAMAIVNNMVLAKFLGLCPFFGVSKKLSNAISMGIAVTFVMLLASVSTTVIYNYLLVPFHVEFMRIVLYILVIASLVQIVELTIRRTNIILYNALGIYLPLITTNCAVLGIALINSQESYNVLQSTISSLGAGVGFSLVLIIMSGIRETLDLGESPESMKGLPIAFITAALLAMAFMGFSGMV; via the coding sequence ATGAATAATTTATTTTCCATTTTTATAGCTATGGCCATAGTTAACAACATGGTACTGGCCAAGTTTTTAGGGTTATGTCCGTTTTTTGGAGTATCCAAAAAGTTATCCAATGCCATAAGCATGGGTATTGCGGTTACTTTTGTAATGCTTCTGGCCTCTGTTTCTACTACTGTTATTTACAACTACCTTCTGGTACCTTTCCATGTAGAGTTTATGAGGATTGTGCTTTATATCCTGGTTATTGCTTCTCTGGTTCAGATAGTGGAGCTGACCATAAGGAGAACCAATATAATCCTTTATAATGCGCTGGGTATATACCTGCCCCTCATAACCACCAACTGTGCTGTACTGGGTATAGCTTTGATTAACTCCCAGGAAAGCTATAATGTGTTACAGAGCACCATAAGTTCTCTGGGAGCTGGAGTTGGTTTCAGCCTGGTTCTGATTATTATGTCCGGTATCAGGGAGACACTGGATCTGGGAGAAAGCCCTGAATCCATGAAGGGGCTGCCCATTGCTTTCATCACTGCGGCTCTCCTGGCCATGGCTTTCATGGGATTCAGCGGTATGGTATAA
- a CDS encoding electron transport complex subunit E encodes MNDEINGCSSCGKCVPETKKGSGFWKEFAKGIVLSNPVFVLALGLCPTLAVTGTIDNALGMGAGVIFVLLGANIIISLLRNAIPDLVRIPIFIVIIATFVTILSLLFEAYIPPLYESLGIYLSLIVVNCIILGRAEVFASKNGIVMSIADAFGIGLGFTLALILIALFREILGTGGLAVFGFQLFRIPILSTSPLGFFVSPPGAFLVIGALLAVFRWIGVLDNE; translated from the coding sequence ATGAATGATGAAATAAATGGATGCAGCAGCTGCGGGAAATGCGTTCCGGAGACCAAAAAAGGTTCAGGGTTCTGGAAAGAGTTTGCCAAGGGGATAGTACTCTCTAACCCTGTATTTGTGCTTGCTTTGGGATTGTGTCCTACCCTGGCGGTAACCGGAACCATAGATAATGCTCTGGGCATGGGAGCGGGAGTTATATTTGTATTGCTGGGGGCCAATATAATTATATCTCTGCTTAGAAATGCCATACCAGATCTGGTAAGGATTCCTATATTTATAGTTATTATAGCTACTTTTGTAACCATATTGAGCCTGTTATTTGAGGCATATATCCCTCCGCTATATGAATCTCTGGGGATTTATTTATCCCTGATTGTGGTCAATTGCATTATACTGGGCAGGGCAGAGGTGTTTGCTTCCAAGAACGGCATAGTGATGTCTATTGCTGATGCTTTTGGAATAGGTTTAGGCTTTACCCTGGCCCTGATACTTATTGCTTTGTTCAGGGAGATACTGGGTACAGGAGGCCTGGCCGTATTTGGTTTTCAGCTGTTCAGGATACCGATATTATCCACCAGTCCCCTGGGTTTCTTCGTGTCACCCCCGGGAGCTTTTCTGGTAATCGGCGCTCTGCTGGCAGTATTTAGATGGATAGGAGTGTTGGATAATGAATAA
- a CDS encoding FMN-binding protein: MLEKFKETKAYPIILLTVVVLVSVTLLMVLNSMTSPVVEARKNAEIIEMLEQIYPQMTDFNYEQEIYTVLDGQEEIGYAFLASGNGYGGEISIMVGLDADLNIKDVSIVSHTETPGLGSRVTGDAFTGQFEGLSAQEVGLSSAGGEIDAISGATISSEAVTSAIKQTMEEKIKVLK; this comes from the coding sequence ATGCTTGAGAAATTTAAGGAGACAAAAGCATATCCCATAATTCTATTAACGGTGGTGGTACTGGTTTCAGTCACCTTGCTTATGGTGTTAAACAGCATGACTTCGCCGGTTGTGGAAGCCAGGAAAAATGCAGAAATAATAGAAATGCTGGAACAAATTTATCCCCAGATGACTGATTTCAATTATGAACAGGAGATTTATACCGTGCTGGATGGACAGGAGGAGATAGGCTACGCTTTTCTGGCCAGCGGCAACGGTTATGGCGGCGAGATAAGTATAATGGTGGGGCTGGATGCTGATTTGAATATAAAGGATGTAAGCATTGTAAGCCATACCGAAACCCCGGGCCTGGGAAGCAGGGTAACCGGGGATGCTTTTACCGGGCAGTTTGAAGGTCTGTCAGCCCAGGAGGTTGGGCTGTCTTCGGCAGGCGGAGAAATTGATGCTATTTCAGGAGCAACTATTAGCTCGGAAGCAGTGACTTCTGCCATAAAACAAACTATGGAAGAAAAGATAAAGGTTTTAAAGTAA
- a CDS encoding RnfABCDGE type electron transport complex subunit D yields the protein MDIDKDKILISHSPHLWKGFSTTKLMYMVVIALLLPMGAGIYFFGLSAVYIILASVITCFLTELAIKKFRKKQFVNDGSAVITGILFALVLPPRMPIWMVVVGAIFAIAVVKEAFGGLGHNIFNPALGGRAFLAVSFPQQMTTWVAPSGFNADAVTTATPLGQSFAHEGSKASLYWDMFIGNTGGSIGETSALLIILGGIFLLAFRIIEWRIPVFYIGTVALLSYVFGSDPLFSILAGGLMIGAFFMATDYVTSPTTSNGKIIFGVGLGLLTVLIRRFGALPEGVAYSILIMNAFTPLIDKYLKRKPFGFQKKEAA from the coding sequence ATGGATATAGACAAAGATAAAATACTGATATCGCACTCACCTCACCTGTGGAAAGGCTTTTCCACTACTAAACTTATGTATATGGTGGTTATAGCTCTACTGCTTCCCATGGGGGCTGGAATTTACTTTTTCGGCTTATCTGCTGTTTATATAATTTTAGCCAGTGTTATTACCTGTTTTTTAACCGAGCTGGCAATAAAGAAGTTTCGTAAAAAGCAGTTTGTAAATGATGGAAGCGCGGTTATTACCGGCATTCTGTTTGCCCTGGTTTTACCTCCCAGAATGCCCATATGGATGGTGGTAGTAGGAGCTATATTTGCTATTGCTGTGGTAAAAGAAGCCTTTGGCGGGCTGGGACATAATATATTTAATCCTGCTCTGGGGGGCAGGGCATTCCTTGCGGTTTCTTTTCCCCAGCAAATGACTACCTGGGTGGCTCCCAGTGGTTTTAATGCTGATGCGGTTACTACCGCAACCCCCCTGGGCCAGAGTTTTGCCCATGAAGGCAGCAAGGCCAGCCTGTACTGGGATATGTTTATTGGAAATACCGGCGGCTCTATCGGTGAAACATCGGCACTGCTTATAATATTGGGAGGCATATTTCTTCTTGCCTTCAGGATTATAGAATGGCGAATTCCAGTTTTCTATATTGGGACTGTGGCCCTGTTAAGTTATGTTTTTGGCAGTGATCCATTGTTCAGTATACTGGCAGGCGGACTTATGATAGGTGCCTTTTTTATGGCAACCGATTATGTTACTTCTCCCACCACCTCCAATGGCAAGATAATATTTGGGGTAGGTTTGGGCCTGCTTACCGTTTTGATAAGAAGGTTCGGGGCTTTACCCGAGGGAGTAGCGTACTCTATATTAATAATGAATGCCTTTACGCCACTTATAGATAAATATTTAAAGAGGAAGCCGTTCGGCTTTCAAAAAAAGGAAGCAGCTTAG
- the rsxC gene encoding electron transport complex subunit RsxC, producing MSIIKKRSAFAGVKLPENKITEEEPVEKISLPQVAVIPVQQNIGAPCEFIVKRGDTVKTGQKIADTDKFVSAPIHAPVSGKVSRNKQVLNPVSGAVVEALTIESDGQDEWIDMEVIQKIADIDDLRQVLAMIEKIPAKDILGKVREAGLVGLGGAAFPTHVKLSPPPEKKIDTFILNGCECEPFITSDHRVMLEFGRHILLGMFIISQVLKPENLYIAIEDNKPDAIEYMHRLVVEMGLEDKVDVVSLPSRYPMGAEKTLIKSLVGREVPMGGLPMDVGVVVNNVATCKSVAEAVLEGKPLVEKIITVTGAFQKPKNLLARIGTPVSELVDYCVLQDRDKYHVILGGPMMGVAINDTGYPVTKGLNCVLIKQGKAGREQNCIKCARCVAACPMDLMPLMYPKYVKKGRHEECKQYYISNCIECGSCAYVCPANIPIVGYIKTGKKKIADKK from the coding sequence ATGAGCATAATTAAAAAAAGAAGCGCCTTTGCCGGGGTAAAGCTTCCCGAAAACAAAATAACTGAAGAAGAACCGGTCGAAAAAATTTCCCTTCCCCAGGTAGCTGTAATACCTGTACAGCAAAATATTGGGGCTCCCTGCGAGTTTATAGTGAAGAGGGGAGATACAGTAAAGACAGGGCAGAAGATAGCTGATACTGACAAGTTTGTTTCGGCCCCTATACATGCGCCGGTTTCAGGGAAGGTATCCAGGAACAAGCAAGTTTTAAACCCGGTAAGCGGCGCAGTGGTAGAGGCGCTAACCATTGAATCGGATGGCCAGGATGAATGGATAGATATGGAGGTTATACAGAAAATTGCTGACATAGATGACTTAAGGCAGGTTCTGGCTATGATCGAAAAAATTCCTGCCAAGGATATTCTGGGCAAGGTCAGGGAAGCAGGTCTGGTAGGGCTGGGAGGCGCAGCTTTCCCCACCCATGTTAAGCTGTCACCTCCACCGGAAAAAAAGATTGATACCTTTATTTTAAACGGTTGTGAATGTGAGCCTTTTATTACCAGCGATCACCGGGTTATGCTTGAATTTGGAAGGCATATCCTGCTGGGTATGTTTATAATTAGCCAGGTACTTAAGCCGGAGAACCTCTATATTGCAATTGAAGATAATAAACCGGATGCCATAGAGTATATGCACAGGCTGGTGGTAGAAATGGGCCTGGAGGATAAGGTGGATGTGGTTTCACTTCCTTCCAGATACCCCATGGGGGCTGAAAAGACATTGATAAAATCTTTGGTAGGCCGTGAGGTCCCTATGGGAGGTCTGCCCATGGATGTGGGGGTGGTAGTCAATAATGTGGCTACCTGTAAATCAGTAGCAGAGGCAGTTCTGGAAGGCAAGCCGCTGGTAGAGAAAATAATAACTGTTACCGGAGCTTTCCAGAAACCCAAGAATCTTTTAGCCAGGATAGGCACCCCTGTTTCGGAACTGGTTGATTATTGTGTACTGCAGGACAGGGATAAGTATCATGTTATACTGGGAGGGCCCATGATGGGTGTAGCTATTAATGATACCGGTTATCCGGTTACCAAAGGCCTTAACTGTGTGCTCATAAAGCAGGGAAAGGCGGGCCGGGAACAGAATTGTATAAAATGCGCCCGCTGTGTGGCTGCCTGTCCCATGGATTTGATGCCGCTGATGTATCCCAAGTATGTTAAAAAAGGAAGGCATGAGGAGTGCAAGCAGTATTATATATCAAATTGCATAGAATGCGGTTCCTGTGCCTATGTATGTCCTGCCAATATACCTATTGTGGGCTATATTAAAACTGGCAAGAAGAAGATTGCAGATAAAAAATAA
- a CDS encoding FAD:protein FMN transferase yields the protein MIINRLKSIFWLFLIMLVCLSVGCNLKTFDRFEQSRELMGTVVTMTVYATDNQQADDAMEAAFEKMIQIESIANTYDPASEISILNEEGFIKDPSPVLVELVTESKNYYQISQGAFDITIQPLLELWEAGLWKETEQVQQEKIDQTMEAVGSNYIIMGADSISFEKEGMKITLGGIAKGYAVDKAMGVLKSKGIEYALVNAGGDIMTTGKKPDGSFWTIALENPDNKQESIETFKVSGQAVTTSGNYERYFDPDREAHHLIDPRSGYSANQCISSTIISTSCMDADALSTSIFVLGPQQGIDLVNSLNGVEALIIDNDRNIFRSEGLSKYVKN from the coding sequence TTGATTATTAACAGATTAAAATCTATTTTCTGGTTATTTTTAATAATGCTGGTTTGCCTTTCTGTTGGCTGCAACCTTAAAACCTTTGACCGTTTTGAACAGAGCAGGGAATTAATGGGCACGGTGGTGACCATGACTGTTTACGCTACCGATAATCAGCAGGCAGATGATGCCATGGAAGCAGCATTTGAGAAGATGATACAGATAGAAAGTATCGCTAACACCTATGACCCTGCCAGTGAAATTTCAATATTAAATGAGGAAGGTTTCATAAAAGATCCTTCACCTGTACTGGTAGAACTGGTAACTGAATCCAAGAACTATTACCAGATCAGCCAGGGAGCTTTTGACATAACCATACAACCCTTATTAGAATTATGGGAAGCAGGACTGTGGAAGGAAACGGAACAGGTACAGCAGGAAAAGATAGACCAGACCATGGAAGCGGTAGGTTCTAACTATATAATAATGGGTGCAGATAGTATAAGTTTTGAAAAAGAAGGTATGAAAATTACCTTGGGGGGAATTGCCAAAGGCTATGCAGTGGATAAAGCCATGGGAGTATTAAAATCTAAGGGAATTGAGTATGCTCTTGTAAATGCAGGTGGGGATATAATGACCACCGGTAAGAAGCCGGATGGAAGTTTCTGGACCATAGCCTTAGAGAATCCGGACAATAAGCAGGAAAGCATTGAAACTTTCAAGGTTTCTGGCCAGGCGGTAACCACCTCTGGTAATTACGAGAGGTATTTTGATCCTGACCGGGAGGCCCATCATCTGATTGATCCCCGAAGCGGTTATTCTGCCAATCAGTGTATCAGTTCCACTATTATCTCTACCAGCTGTATGGATGCTGATGCCCTTTCTACCTCCATTTTTGTACTGGGGCCACAGCAGGGTATAGACCTGGTTAACAGCCTGAATGGGGTAGAGGCCCTAATAATTGATAATGATAGAAATATATTCAGGTCCGAAGGTTTATCTAAGTATGTTAAAAATTAA
- a CDS encoding cupin domain-containing protein, whose product MKIKRRSEFKPEIMNDNKMRGVRFYPLITAKDGAPNFAMRVFEVEPNGYSPRHTHQWEHEIYVIDGSGYVIQENGVTPINKDDCILVEPSELHQIKAGEEGITFICVVPHEGQPS is encoded by the coding sequence ATGAAAATCAAAAGAAGATCAGAATTCAAGCCGGAGATAATGAATGATAATAAGATGAGGGGGGTCAGGTTTTATCCATTGATAACTGCAAAGGACGGCGCTCCCAATTTTGCCATGAGGGTGTTTGAGGTAGAACCCAATGGATACAGTCCCCGGCATACTCATCAGTGGGAGCATGAAATTTATGTGATTGACGGAAGCGGATATGTTATTCAGGAAAATGGAGTGACCCCTATAAATAAGGATGACTGTATACTGGTTGAGCCTTCGGAACTGCACCAGATTAAAGCAGGTGAAGAAGGCATAACCTTTATATGTGTCGTGCCTCACGAAGGTCAGCCTTCCTAG
- a CDS encoding MATE family efflux transporter encodes MEPKQDNILKGKITSLLLSFSAPAIIGMVVGALYNIVDTIFVGRSSGALAIAALSIVFPIQLIMMSVGTMIGVGGASVISRSLGNKNPQRAARTLGSGVILNLLFSGTLVVLSYIFMDQLLIFFGASDQVMVYARQYMGIILIGLFFFSFSITGNNFIRAEGSPRASMYLMIIGATANIVLDFLFIFVFGMGIRGAAIATVISQGLSCAYILAYYLRGKNFVKIDISCFRFRPGLMKEIMGVGLPSFIRSSMSSVIILIFNRALGYYGNDLYIAVMGIGFRMLSLIQMPIIGINQGFSTIASFNYGAQLHARVKMVLAISTIWVTAIGAAGAIGVLVFTRQLLGLFSNSPLLINMGINPLRITMTFLPFLGLQIIGGGLFQAIGKPAPALIITMLKQFLFLIPAILGLPLILGLKGVWLSIPVAEFLAIIVTLVWVFKEVGTFNRKINYQRIKTQEG; translated from the coding sequence ATGGAACCAAAACAGGATAATATTTTAAAGGGTAAAATAACCAGCTTACTGTTAAGCTTTTCGGCACCTGCTATCATAGGAATGGTAGTGGGTGCCTTATATAATATAGTTGATACTATTTTTGTGGGAAGAAGTTCTGGTGCTCTGGCTATTGCTGCCCTTTCCATTGTATTTCCCATACAGTTAATTATGATGTCGGTGGGTACCATGATTGGAGTAGGGGGAGCCAGTGTAATATCCAGGTCGCTGGGTAATAAAAATCCACAAAGAGCTGCCCGCACCCTTGGCAGCGGCGTGATCCTCAATTTGTTATTTTCCGGAACCCTGGTTGTGCTCAGTTATATTTTTATGGATCAGCTTCTAATATTTTTTGGGGCTTCAGATCAGGTTATGGTGTATGCCCGGCAATACATGGGCATTATATTAATTGGCCTGTTTTTCTTTTCTTTCTCCATTACTGGAAATAATTTTATCAGGGCTGAAGGCAGCCCCAGGGCCTCTATGTATTTAATGATTATAGGGGCAACCGCCAATATTGTACTGGATTTTTTATTTATATTTGTTTTTGGTATGGGCATAAGGGGAGCTGCTATCGCTACAGTTATAAGTCAGGGGTTAAGCTGTGCCTATATCCTGGCTTATTATTTAAGAGGGAAAAATTTTGTGAAAATAGATATCAGCTGCTTCCGGTTTAGACCAGGACTGATGAAAGAAATCATGGGTGTGGGCCTTCCTTCTTTTATAAGGTCCTCCATGTCCAGCGTAATAATACTTATTTTTAACCGTGCACTTGGCTATTATGGAAATGATCTGTATATTGCTGTTATGGGTATCGGATTCAGGATGTTAAGCTTGATTCAAATGCCGATAATCGGTATAAATCAGGGTTTTTCCACTATAGCCAGCTTTAATTATGGAGCCCAGCTGCATGCCAGAGTAAAGATGGTCTTAGCCATTTCCACTATCTGGGTTACTGCTATTGGAGCGGCAGGCGCCATAGGGGTTTTGGTTTTTACACGGCAGCTGCTGGGATTATTCAGCAACAGCCCTCTGTTGATAAACATGGGCATTAATCCCCTAAGGATAACCATGACTTTTTTACCATTTTTGGGCCTGCAGATTATAGGGGGAGGCCTTTTCCAGGCCATAGGGAAACCTGCTCCTGCTTTGATTATTACCATGCTGAAGCAGTTTCTTTTCCTTATACCGGCTATATTGGGGCTGCCGCTTATACTGGGTTTAAAAGGAGTTTGGCTGTCCATACCGGTAGCAGAATTTTTAGCCATAATAGTTACTTTGGTTTGGGTATTTAAAGAAGTTGGCACTTTTAACCGAAAGATAAATTATCAGAGAATAAAGACACAAGAGGGGTAG
- a CDS encoding LCP family protein, producing the protein MRKLWKKPLRYAVIFLSVVLVVGMLTPVTLNAGTSEQVQAFVSRFYVNCLGRQPDRAGLNEWVNRLMTGTKTGEDVAKGFVLSQEFISQNHSDSEFVTILYRAFFNRQPDSYGMNAWLGRMKTGQTRAQVLDGFLRSDEFAQLCSSYGINPFAGSTSAPALTSSLGTGTGFTGGNKVNFIIWGDDSASDRPGGRVSGRTDINIFVHLNLDTKKAVVVTIPRDTWTAIPGYSNQKINAAHAIGGNDLAVRTFERFTGIPIDFYMVTDFDGFKPLIDYFGGVATTVEENIADSFSGCYLTPGTHTINGTQALALARARHGRSLYGGGAYAREKQSAMLLTDLLMQKRSMVNASNLASFLNTMRQYVWTNISVNQAAKILPTLLSIRRENINITTFNSWPQYFGKASAVGYNEAEKNQFFQWVANQ; encoded by the coding sequence ATGAGAAAATTGTGGAAAAAACCATTAAGGTATGCGGTTATTTTTCTGTCTGTAGTTTTGGTAGTGGGTATGCTTACCCCGGTTACTCTTAATGCCGGGACTTCCGAACAGGTACAGGCATTTGTGTCCAGGTTTTATGTAAATTGCCTGGGAAGGCAGCCGGACCGGGCAGGCCTTAATGAATGGGTAAACCGATTAATGACTGGAACAAAAACCGGAGAAGATGTAGCCAAGGGCTTTGTGCTTAGCCAGGAATTTATTTCCCAGAACCATAGTGACTCTGAATTTGTAACTATTTTATACCGGGCTTTCTTTAACCGGCAGCCTGATTCCTATGGCATGAATGCCTGGCTGGGCCGGATGAAAACTGGTCAAACCAGGGCTCAGGTACTGGACGGTTTTTTGCGTTCTGATGAATTTGCACAGCTATGTTCATCCTATGGTATAAATCCTTTTGCCGGATCGACCTCCGCACCAGCGTTAACCAGTTCTCTGGGTACCGGTACCGGTTTTACGGGAGGAAATAAGGTAAACTTTATAATCTGGGGAGATGACAGTGCTTCAGATAGGCCTGGCGGAAGGGTTAGCGGAAGAACTGATATAAATATATTTGTTCATCTTAACCTGGATACAAAGAAAGCAGTGGTAGTTACTATCCCCAGGGATACCTGGACAGCCATACCCGGATACAGCAACCAGAAGATAAATGCTGCCCATGCTATTGGCGGCAATGATCTGGCGGTAAGAACTTTTGAGCGGTTTACCGGCATTCCTATTGATTTTTATATGGTAACCGACTTTGATGGTTTCAAACCTCTGATAGATTATTTTGGCGGGGTTGCTACTACTGTTGAAGAAAATATTGCTGACAGTTTTTCAGGCTGCTATCTTACCCCGGGTACCCATACTATAAATGGAACCCAGGCCCTGGCTTTGGCAAGGGCAAGGCATGGAAGGTCCCTGTATGGCGGTGGGGCCTATGCCAGGGAAAAACAGTCTGCTATGCTGTTAACAGATTTGCTGATGCAGAAGCGATCCATGGTTAATGCCAGCAACCTGGCCAGCTTTTTAAATACCATGAGACAGTATGTGTGGACCAATATTTCTGTGAACCAGGCAGCCAAAATACTTCCTACCTTATTAAGCATAAGAAGGGAAAATATTAATATAACTACCTTTAACTCCTGGCCCCAATATTTTGGTAAAGCCAGCGCTGTAGGTTACAATGAGGCAGAGAAGAATCAGTTCTTCCAGTGGGTTGCAAATCAATAA